Proteins encoded within one genomic window of Halorussus salilacus:
- the nucS gene encoding endonuclease NucS: MTTSGDAADASALSDPTPERARDRVATAVDRAEMVTVFGRCTVDYEGRAASHLGPGDRLVVLKPDGTVLVHTDEGQKPVNWQPPGCTHETDVSDGRFRVRSHRESPDEELVVAFEAVRQVATFDVTDRRDRSLTGTEEDLRQRILDDPDLVEEGFRPLATERETPAGAVDIYGTDRTGATVVVELKRRRVGPDAVGQLSRYVEALDRELHADAEVRGMLVAPSVTERARSLLAEKGLEFVSLGPPGQ; the protein is encoded by the coding sequence GTGACGACTTCAGGCGACGCCGCCGACGCCAGCGCGCTCTCGGACCCGACGCCCGAGCGGGCCCGCGACCGGGTCGCGACCGCGGTCGACCGCGCGGAGATGGTCACCGTCTTCGGGCGGTGCACGGTCGACTACGAGGGTCGGGCCGCGAGCCATCTCGGCCCCGGCGACCGACTCGTCGTGCTCAAGCCCGACGGGACCGTGCTGGTCCACACCGACGAAGGGCAAAAGCCCGTCAACTGGCAACCGCCGGGTTGCACCCACGAGACCGACGTGTCCGACGGCCGGTTCCGCGTCCGGAGCCACCGCGAATCGCCCGACGAGGAACTGGTCGTGGCGTTCGAGGCGGTCCGGCAGGTCGCGACCTTCGACGTGACCGACCGCCGGGACCGCTCGCTCACCGGGACCGAGGAGGACCTCCGCCAGCGCATCCTCGACGACCCGGACCTCGTCGAGGAGGGCTTTCGACCGCTGGCGACCGAGCGCGAGACGCCCGCCGGGGCGGTCGACATCTACGGCACCGACCGGACGGGCGCGACGGTGGTCGTGGAACTCAAGCGCAGGCGGGTCGGTCCCGACGCGGTCGGACAGCTCTCGCGGTACGTCGAGGCGCTCGACCGGGAGCTCCACGCCGACGCCGAGGTCCGCGGGATGCTGGTCGCGCCCTCGGTCACCGAGCGCGCCCGGAGCCTGCTGGCCGAGAAGGGACTGGAGTTCGTCTCGCTCGGGCCGCCCGGTCAGTAG
- a CDS encoding PQQ-dependent sugar dehydrogenase, whose product MAPTSTRRRLLEAALAGATAALAGCAAEDPLADDAQSTETTASPETETTEAAETTEAGDDIPESVGIETLATGLEAPTDVAFAPEADRRYVADQPGRILVHESDGLRDDPFLDLRDAVETAYEAGVLGVELHPEFAENRRAFVRYSAPRRDGTPDDYSHTFVLAEFEATDDGRRADPDSERTILEIPEPQSNHNSGDIAFGPDGYLYVGVGDGGGSGDQGTGHVEDWYDAVAGGNGQDVTENLLGSVLRIDVDGEPADSETDDSETDDEEDERAYAVPDDNPLVGEEGLGEHYAWGFRNPWGMSFDGERLLVADVGQSSYEEVNVVEKGGNYGWNVREATHCFEADDCPDETPDSVRGGEPLRDPVVEYPHSGDGVSGDSVIGGYVYRGSALPDLDGAYVFADLSADGRLFVATPTDEGQWPIRVVEVAGDDAGKLGRVFSFGSDGDGEVYVLGSGEDGGGVHRLVPAE is encoded by the coding sequence ATGGCACCGACCTCCACCCGGCGGCGCTTGCTCGAAGCCGCGCTCGCCGGAGCGACGGCCGCGCTCGCCGGTTGCGCCGCGGAGGACCCGCTCGCCGACGACGCGCAGTCGACCGAGACGACCGCGTCGCCGGAGACCGAGACGACGGAAGCGGCGGAGACCACCGAGGCGGGAGACGACATCCCGGAGTCGGTCGGTATCGAGACGCTGGCGACCGGCTTGGAGGCTCCGACCGACGTCGCGTTCGCGCCCGAGGCCGACCGGCGGTACGTCGCCGACCAGCCCGGCCGAATCCTCGTCCACGAGTCCGACGGCCTCCGTGACGACCCGTTCCTGGACCTGCGCGACGCTGTCGAGACCGCCTACGAGGCCGGAGTGCTGGGCGTCGAACTCCACCCGGAGTTCGCCGAGAACCGCCGGGCGTTCGTCCGGTACAGCGCCCCGCGGCGGGACGGGACGCCCGACGACTACAGCCACACGTTCGTGCTCGCGGAGTTCGAGGCGACCGACGACGGCCGACGCGCCGACCCCGACTCCGAGCGGACGATTCTGGAGATTCCCGAACCCCAGTCGAACCACAACTCCGGCGACATCGCCTTCGGCCCGGACGGCTACCTCTACGTCGGCGTCGGCGACGGCGGCGGGAGTGGCGACCAGGGGACTGGACACGTCGAGGACTGGTACGACGCCGTCGCGGGCGGCAACGGTCAGGACGTGACCGAGAACCTGCTCGGGAGCGTCCTCCGCATCGACGTGGACGGCGAACCTGCCGACAGCGAGACCGACGACAGCGAGACCGACGACGAAGAAGACGAGCGAGCGTACGCCGTCCCCGACGACAACCCACTGGTCGGCGAGGAGGGCCTCGGCGAGCACTACGCGTGGGGGTTCCGGAACCCGTGGGGGATGTCGTTCGACGGGGAACGTCTTCTGGTCGCCGACGTGGGCCAGAGCAGTTACGAGGAGGTGAACGTGGTCGAGAAGGGCGGCAACTACGGGTGGAACGTCAGGGAGGCCACCCACTGCTTCGAGGCCGACGACTGTCCCGACGAGACGCCCGACTCGGTCAGGGGCGGCGAGCCCCTGCGCGACCCCGTCGTCGAGTACCCCCACTCGGGCGACGGGGTCAGCGGCGACTCGGTCATCGGCGGGTACGTCTACCGGGGTTCTGCGCTCCCGGACCTCGACGGGGCGTACGTCTTCGCCGACCTGTCGGCAGACGGCAGGCTGTTCGTCGCGACGCCGACCGACGAGGGCCAGTGGCCGATACGCGTCGTCGAGGTGGCGGGCGACGACGCCGGAAAGCTCGGGCGGGTCTTCTCGTTCGGGAGCGACGGCGACGGGGAGGTGTACGTGCTGGGGTCGGGCGAGGACGGCGGCGGAGTCCACCGTCTCGTTCCGGCGGAGTGA
- a CDS encoding DUF6735 family protein, producing MGHRALLAYSREGSTYDLHRSHWGGADFALARHVSAETPFASGTGFAVDPDPVATGLELETAVAESLDFLAHEAFFRVGPDYETAPFHVCWFGLETDSDRIDRSETVGHGALVEARPAEGDDYFRGWFRATKAAVGDAVDRGDLTREEALDYLASRVESWAEDREVIRPE from the coding sequence ATGGGACACCGCGCACTCCTCGCGTACAGCCGCGAGGGCTCGACCTACGACCTCCACCGCTCGCACTGGGGCGGGGCCGACTTCGCGCTCGCTCGCCACGTCTCCGCGGAGACGCCGTTCGCGTCCGGGACCGGGTTCGCCGTCGACCCCGACCCGGTCGCGACCGGCCTCGAACTGGAAACCGCGGTCGCCGAGTCCCTCGACTTCCTCGCCCACGAGGCGTTCTTCCGGGTGGGTCCGGACTACGAGACCGCGCCGTTCCACGTCTGCTGGTTCGGCCTCGAAACCGACAGCGACCGAATCGACCGGAGCGAGACCGTCGGTCACGGCGCGCTGGTCGAGGCCCGACCCGCCGAGGGCGACGACTACTTCCGGGGGTGGTTCCGGGCGACGAAGGCCGCGGTCGGCGACGCGGTCGACCGCGGCGACCTGACCCGCGAGGAGGCACTGGATTATCTCGCGAGTCGGGTCGAGTCGTGGGCCGAGGACCGGGAGGTGATTCGGCCCGAGTGA